The genomic window TCTTAGCAGAATTCGGTCAATGAAAAGGATCCACAAGACTCCAACACCAcccagagcctgaaccccaacaccacccaacctgacGCTGTCtaccagagcctgaaccccaacaccacccaacctgacGCTGTCtaccagagcctgaaccccaacaccacccaacctgatgcagtctaccagagcctgaaccccaatGCCATCCAACCTGATGC from Alosa sapidissima isolate fAloSap1 chromosome 9, fAloSap1.pri, whole genome shotgun sequence includes these protein-coding regions:
- the LOC121719635 gene encoding replication protein A 70 kDa DNA-binding subunit C-like isoform X2; this encodes MTFILMKNRARNRADRPLRPLSSARQSREQNSVNEKDPQDSNTTQSLNPNTTQPDAVYQSLNPNTTQPDAVYQSLNPNTTQPDAVYQSLNPNAIQPDAVYQSLVSRIGQ
- the LOC121719635 gene encoding replication protein A 70 kDa DNA-binding subunit C-like isoform X3, which gives rise to MTFILMKNRARNRADRPLRPLSSARQSRENSVNEKDPQDSNTTQSLNPNTTQPDAVYQSLNPNTTQPDAVYQSLNPNTTQPDAVYQSLNPNAIQPDAVYQSLVSRIGQ